A single genomic interval of Lathyrus oleraceus cultivar Zhongwan6 chromosome 7, CAAS_Psat_ZW6_1.0, whole genome shotgun sequence harbors:
- the LOC127101796 gene encoding secreted RxLR effector protein 161-like codes for MESCKSMLTQVEERLKLEKESGGDLVNSTNFRRLVGNLRYLTTTRPDIVYGIGLISRFMNSPRQSHWQVAKRILSSSKPELIGYTNNDWAGETETQKSTSGYVFYLDTCVFSWSSKKQQVVALSTSEA; via the exons ATGGAATCGTGTAAATCAATGTTGACTCAAGTGGAAGAAAGATTGAAATTAGAAAAAGAAAGTGGAGGTGATCTTGTCAATTCAACAAATTTCAGAAGGCTAGTGGGAAACCTCAGGTACTTGACAACAACAAGACCTGATATAGTTTATGGAATTGGACTTATAAGTAGATTCATGAACTCGCCAAGACAATCACATTGGCAAGTTGCAAAGagaattttgag TTCTTCCAAGCCAGAGTTGATTGGATACACAAATAATGATTGGGCAGGTGAAACTGAAACTCAAAAAAGCACTTCGGGTTATGTTTTCTATCTCGACACATGTGTGTTTTCTTGGTCCTCTAAGAAACAACAAGTAGTTGCTTTGTCAACATCAGAGGCATAG